GCCGAACGCGCCCGTCCACTGGTACTTCGCGGGCGCCTTCTGCTGAACGCCCTTCTGGATGAAATCGAAGTCGAGCACGAGCGAGTAGGCGCCGAGCAGCACCGCGAGCACGCCGAGGATGAGGCCCAGCGGGATGCCGAAGACGTCCTGGCCGCGCAGCCCCCAGGGGTTGGCGTCGGCGCCGCCGAACAGCATGACGAAGACGTTGACGACCGAGAACACCAGGTAGCCGACCATCACGATGAGGAACACCTTGGTGGCGCGCTTGGATGCCCGGATCCTGCCGCTCGCGAACAGGGCGAGCGTGACGCCCACCACGGCGAGGGTCGCGATGACGGCCTGGCTCACGATGCCGTCCCAGGCCGCCTCGTAGAACGCCGAGATGCCGCCCAGGAAGACGCCCTGAACCCCCGCATAGGCGAGGATCAGCACGGGCGAGGGCTCGCGCTTGAAGGTGTTGACGAGCGCCAGCACGAAACCGACGAGCGCGGCACCGATCCACAGCAGCGGCACGATGCCGACCGTCAGCCAGCCGATCGCCGCGCCGACCAGCAGCACGGCGAAGGTGCCGAGCGAGACGCGCAGGGTGCCGTCCACCGTCATGGGCGTCACCTGGGGGTCGGGCGCCGACGGCCGGTCGAAGGCCTCCTGCAGCTCGGCCGCCGTCGGAGTGGCGACCGCGGGCACCCCCTTGCCGTTGAAGGCGGGACTGTTGGCGAAAGCCGGGTTGTCGAGGGCCATGGCGGATCCTTCCGTCGGGTCGTGACCCCAGCGTACGCATCCCGCCGCCTCCGCGGCTGTGCATCCGCCGTGGGCGAACCGCCGCCGCCCGGCTGCGCGGCTACCCGGCTGCCCGGCTACTCGGCGGCGCTGCGCTCGGAGGCGCGGCGGAGCACGCCGACCCGCGTCGTCACCCCGAGTCGCCGCATCGCCTCATGCAGGTGCTTCTCGACCGTCTTCACGCTGATGCCCAGCCGCGCGGCGATCTCGGCGTTGCCGGCGCCGGTCGCCAGCTCGGCGACCACCGCGCGCTGACGCGCCGTGAGCTCCGGGAGCGGCTCGACGTCGAAGGCGGGCAGCCGGGCCGCCAGGGTGAACCGCGACGGCGCCCCGAAGGCCGAGAGCACCCGCGAGACGTGGGCGCGCACCGTGTGCGGAGAAAGGAACAGCGCCGCCGCGATCTCGGCGTTGGTGTGGCCGTCGAGCAGCAGGCCCGCGACCTCCCGCTCGCGCTCCGACAGCCCCGACCACTCGGTGCCGGCGAGCGGCCGCAGGCGCCGGCCGGCCGCGCGCAGCTCCTGCCGGGCCGCGCGGACCGCGGCGAGGTGACCCGTGCGATCCGCCTCCTGCGCCATCGCCTGCAGCCGGCGACCCGCCTCACCGCCGCCGGCCGCGGCGATCGCGGCGCGCGCCGCGAGGATCTCGGCCTCGCTCGCCTCGATGATGCGCCCCTCCGCCCGCGCCCGCTCCCCCGCGCGGTCCGCGGCATCCAGCGCCCTCGCCGCGTCGCCGCGGGCCAGCAGGATGCGGCTGCGGGTGCGCAGCACCGTCGCCCCGGCGATCGGGCTCGCGGCGAGCGACTCGACGCGGGCCGCCCACGCCTCCGCCGCGTCGAAGTCGCCCTCGGCGAGCGCCGCGTTGGTGAGCAGCTCGAGGCCGATCGCGCGGTCGGTGACCATGAGGCGCTCGAGGTCGGCGCCGCCGCCCGCGGCCAGCACGAGCGAGGCCGCCCCGCGCACGTCGCCGATCGCGACCAGGCCGAAGGAGGCCAGCAGGTAGCAGCCCGAGGAGACGCGGGTGCTCGGGTCGGGGCTCTCCCGCGTGACCCGCGCCGCGAGGTCGCGGGCCCGCACCGGATCCGCCGCGTTGCCCAGCACGAGCGAGCGCGTCGCATCGACCAGCAGGGCGAGCAGCGGGGCCTCGCTCGTGACGCCGTCGAGCAGCGCCTGGGCCTCGGCGACGCGACCGTGGAAGGCGGCGATGCGCGCGGCGAGCACGGCGTACACCGCCGCGACATCGTGGGCACGGCCGTCGCACACCAGGACGCGGCGCGGATCGGGCAGCCGCAATCCCGACGCGAGGCCCACCCGCGCGCAGCTCAGCGCGGCCTCGGCGAGCAGGAAGCGGGCGAACTCGGCGTCGTCGTCCTCACCGAGCCCGTCGAGCAGCGGCAGCGCGTCGGCGATCGGGTCGCCGGACGGGGTGA
The Protaetiibacter larvae DNA segment above includes these coding regions:
- a CDS encoding Bax inhibitor-1/YccA family protein; the protein is MALDNPAFANSPAFNGKGVPAVATPTAAELQEAFDRPSAPDPQVTPMTVDGTLRVSLGTFAVLLVGAAIGWLTVGIVPLLWIGAALVGFVLALVNTFKREPSPVLILAYAGVQGVFLGGISAFYEAAWDGIVSQAVIATLAVVGVTLALFASGRIRASKRATKVFLIVMVGYLVFSVVNVFVMLFGGADANPWGLRGQDVFGIPLGLILGVLAVLLGAYSLVLDFDFIQKGVQQKAPAKYQWTGAFGIMVTVIWLYLEILRMLAISRD
- a CDS encoding helix-turn-helix domain-containing protein, which encodes MNRIGYLEAVLDAVVGLERAPEPDGADPWQLAVAAFAATERLDHELGTRLSIRALARLDADAEPATRVTAYAARAFAAAAELLTGEWSDLAPGLTPSGDPIADALPLLDGLGEDDDAEFARFLLAEAALSCARVGLASGLRLPDPRRVLVCDGRAHDVAAVYAVLAARIAAFHGRVAEAQALLDGVTSEAPLLALLVDATRSLVLGNAADPVRARDLAARVTRESPDPSTRVSSGCYLLASFGLVAIGDVRGAASLVLAAGGGADLERLMVTDRAIGLELLTNAALAEGDFDAAEAWAARVESLAASPIAGATVLRTRSRILLARGDAARALDAADRAGERARAEGRIIEASEAEILAARAAIAAAGGGEAGRRLQAMAQEADRTGHLAAVRAARQELRAAGRRLRPLAGTEWSGLSEREREVAGLLLDGHTNAEIAAALFLSPHTVRAHVSRVLSAFGAPSRFTLAARLPAFDVEPLPELTARQRAVVAELATGAGNAEIAARLGISVKTVEKHLHEAMRRLGVTTRVGVLRRASERSAAE